The following are encoded in a window of Acidobacteriota bacterium genomic DNA:
- a CDS encoding helix-turn-helix domain-containing protein translates to MKNFGETIRDLRVAQDLGLRETATKVGISPAYLSRIERGKERPPRPEVIKELAKVLAADPDVLFRLSSSTDPEVAGYLHDQPEVMNLLRYIKEASFTEDEIKSLIQAAESIKANTH, encoded by the coding sequence ACCATCCGCGACCTTCGAGTCGCCCAAGACCTCGGGCTGCGCGAGACAGCGACCAAGGTAGGCATCTCCCCCGCCTACCTGAGCCGCATCGAGCGTGGCAAGGAGCGACCGCCACGGCCAGAGGTGATCAAGGAATTGGCCAAGGTATTGGCGGCCGATCCTGACGTACTGTTCCGTTTGTCTTCATCAACGGATCCGGAAGTAGCTGGCTACCTTCATGACCAACCCGAGGTCATGAACTTACTCCGCTACATCAAGGAAGCCAGCTTTACCGAGGATGAGATCAAGAGCCTCATCCAGGCAGCCGAAAGCATCAAGGCCAACACCCATTAG